In Rubritalea squalenifaciens DSM 18772, the sequence AGAGGCTGCAGCGAGGCTGTGAGCGGGATGCAGCTCTCGGCGTTCAGGTGGCTTCACTGTATTTCAAAATGGGGGATTATGCTTCGGCGAGAAGCCTGTTAGAGGGAGTTTGGGAACGGAGTGGTGAGGTGGCGGCTGGAAGCGGACTACTGGAGGTGCTGGAGCGTACGGGTGAAATGGAACTGGCCGGACGCTTGGCGGATACCCTTGCAGGGAGGGAGCCGCGTGCGGTGATGATGCAGGCTGTGCTGGCGATGCGTGCCGGTGATCCAGAGAAGGCGGTTGAAATTTTAGAAGGATTCCTGACTGGGGGCCTGGCGGGTGTGGAGCTGCGCACCGTTTACCGGGCACGCTTGACGCTAGCTAACGCGCTCGAAAGGCTGGGAAGGTATGCCGATGCCTGGAAGGAAATGTGTGGGGCTAAGGAGCTGATGCAGCCGCAGAGAGCTGCTCTAGCGGGTGAGGTGAGAAAGCTGCAGAGCGAGCAAGCCCGGTGCCGTGAGCGAATTTCTCAGTTTGTCCTGCCAGCGTCTGATCCTGTGGAGAATGCACCCCATCTGGTCACAGGCCATCCACGTGCGGGGACCTCGGTGGTCGCTGTGCATTGCGGCGTGGAGATGGGGATTGGTGTTGCCGATGAGGTGGGGGCTTTTGCGCGTGTGGTTGATGAGCTGGATCTGGAGGCTCAACAGCCAGATGGCTGGGTGCCCAAGTTGGCAGGGAAAGTGCGTAGCCGCTACCGTGAGCAGATGCTCGCCTTCATGCCCGGCTTGAGTCATGCGGAGCGCTGGGTGGATAAGAATCCGGGAATGGAGTGGCAGCTGGATCTCTGGCTGCATGCCTTTCCCGGGGCGGAGGTCACGGTGGTGCGGCGTGATCCTCTGGATCTGTTAGTGAGCTGTCTGTTCACCTATTTACCGATGAATGCCTGGAGTGCAGCCTTTCTGGATGCCGAGGGGGCTTCGGCCTCTGTAGCCGCCTCCATGGACATTCAGGATTGTTTGTTAGGTCGCGGTGCGCTGGGGCTGCAGGTCATCAAGTATGAAGACTTTGTGAGAAGCAAAGATGCGCAGCAACCCAAGCTGCGCGATGACATTCATGTGAACCACTCACCGAACTACGCCAGCGCCACGGGCAAAGTCATGACCAGCCGGGTAGGACGAGGAGAATACTATCGAGAATTCCTACCCGCTGCGGTACTGAAGCGCTGGAGTGGGGTCTAGTCGGCAGAAGGTTCAGGCTCAGGGCTTGCTGCCAGGGGAGACGTCTTTCTGCTCGAGTGAGGCGTAGATGGTTTTGCCGCTGGAGTCCTTGATATCGAAGAAGCGGAAGAAGGGCTGCTCCGGGCTGGAGGCCTGGTCGTTGTTGATCAGGGAGAGGGTGTTGAAATACTGCTGCTTGGTGAGGACCTTGTAGTTGTAGGCGCGGAGGGTGAGTCCGTTTGGCAGAAGCCAGGCCTCGGTGTGGTCGACCACGCCTTCCTGGGATGAGGTGAGGGAGCGCTTGCTCGGTACATTCTTCAGGTGGAAGACATCCACCAGACGCTCGCGCTGGACCGGGAGTACCTTGATGTTGCGTGCTTGTTCCAGGGTCTGGGTAGGTGAGGTGTGCTCGGTCTTTTCCTTGGCGAACTCGACGGCGGTCTGGACGCTGGCCTCTTCCTCAGGCGTGATGTCGCTGCCACAGGAGCTGAGGAGTGCCGAGGCGGCAAGGAGAACGATTGGTGTTTTTAGCATGTAGATGGGGTAGAGGATAATGGCAGGCGGGGGAAGGATAAAGGGTGAGGGGGGCTAAGGCACTAGGGTGACTAGATGCTGGAAGGCTTGGCTGGCAAAGCAGGTGGACTACTTATTTTCTGCTGGATGAAGTCACGCGCGGCCTGGGCTTTGGAGAGCCCGATGGCATCGATGGGGATGGGGAAAGCAGTATTCCCGATTAGATTGATGATAAGATACTGGCGAGAGAGCTCAGCGCTAGTTACAGCGTGCCAGTGATAACTGGACTCACCTAGCGGGGAGATGGAGTAAAGGCCGTTATCATCAAGCTTCAGTATGTAGGATCCGTAGATTTTCTCGTGGCCAGGAGTGCGTAAGCTGGCGAGAAGTCCATTGATGGTATACTTCTCGTAATTGACAAGTAGTATGATGACCCAGATTGTGCTGAAGATGAGGGCGGGGAGGAAAGAGCGGATGTCTTGTTCTGTGGCGACGTAGGTCCAATAAGCGAGCAAAAGAAGAACTATGGGAGGTATAGCTAAAGTTTTCATGCGTTGCTTTCTGTGCATTGGAGAATTCCTGATAGAATAGAGCTGTAGTTCTACTAAATCTTGCTCGGTGCGCACGTAGCTCAGGGACAATGGGGATTGGTTGGACATTGATTGTTACTTGGTGGCCTTGAAAAATCTCAGTATGGCTTTCAAGAGATCCTTGTGCAGCGGGATCGTGGGATCTGAATAGGATGGTAGCTGCTGCTGGATACTTCCTCCGGATTCTTTGAGCACATGGTTCATGCCCTGGATGACCTCAAGGGTTCCTTGTGTCGCAGCTTGATCTAACAGTGTAGATTCTTTGACGGTGATCTGGAGGTCTGTAGTGCCCTGGAGGATGAGGATGGGAATGTCTAGCTTGGCGATTTCGACTGCGGGGTCGATCTGGAACCAGGAGATGAGATAGGGCTGCACGCTTGGGCGAAGGAAGGCGACAAGCTGGAGTGGGTAGTCTTTGGCCTGCTTGCCACTGGCTAGAAGATCGAGCGCCGGAAGTGCCTGTAGGTAGGTTTCCTCCTTGAGCTGTTTTTTTAGCTGCTCTTTGACGATGTCTACCGCCGGGCGGCCGGCACCAGAGATGGAGATGAGGCGCGCGATGTCTTTCTCCTGCTCGGCTACAAGCAGAGCAATGAGTGCGCCCTCACTGTGACCAATGAGGGTGAGGTCCGTGTATCCCTGTGAGCGCAGGTAGTGCATCCAGCGCCTGATATCTGCTACGTAGGTATGGATGGTGAGTTTCTTTTCATCGACTGCGGCGCTCTGGCCGATGCCGCGTTTGTCCACGCGCAGAGTGGCAATGCCGTTTTTAGTCAGTCCCTCGGCCAGCATTTTGAGACTGTCGTTTTTACCGGGGAGGGCAAAGGAGTTGCCATCGCGGTCTGTGGGGCCAGAGCCGGAGATGAAAAGAGCTGCGCTTTTGGTGGGAGTCTCTGGGGTTTCTAGAGTGCCGCTGAGTTTGTCATTGTTCTCACCAATGCTGACTTCCTTGGCCTGTAGTGGCAGAGAGAGCAGCAGGGAAAGGATGAGTGTGCGGAGCATGGTGGTATCGAGTCGATTGTTCTTCTACTTCTTAGAGCGTGGATGCTCTAAATGGAAGTGAACATGTGGGGTAGGGATGGATAATCCACTCCCGTGATTTGCTCATCTACCATGAGCAGTGGGTAGTAGATGAGGCTCAGGTAGCCGGCTATTTTCCACTGGGTGCGGTAGCCAGTGTAGTGGCCTTTGCGGAGGGCTACGGAGGTGTCATGCGTCATGCCAAAGACTCGGTCGTTTGTGCATACTCCGAATTCCTGAACGAGCGTCAAGCGAAGGATCGGGAAACTGCAGAAGTAAAGGAAGACCAGGGTGAGAAAGGCCTTGCTGGCGGTAGTAGAGGGTTTCATGGGGGAGGAGTGTAGGTGCCACCATTGCTGACTTTGATAAAGTCGGAGGGTTTGACAAAGGCGCAGCCGGTGATGGTTTCCTCGATCATGATGAATGGATAGTAGAGGGTGGTCAGGGCGGCTCCTGTGTAGCACTGGATACGGCCTTTGGCGCTGATCGGCTTACGGGTAACGTCCATGATGCTCTCGGTGGTTCCGAAGACTCTGATGCCGTAAGCGCCCGGAGTGAAAACGGTTCTGATGAGGCAGTAGACTATCAGGTAGAGAATGCCGAGGATGAGAAAGCTTTTCCCCGGGGTGATGCGTCGGCTCGATGACATGAAGGGGCGGGTCAGGTGATCAGGGCTTGGGGATGGTGATCGGAGTGCTACGCAGGGCAGCGTTGTTGGTCGAGTGGAGGTAGCGGTGGCGGTTGTTGACCAGACCCAGGCAGTTGAGGTCTGCGGTGAGGGTGGCGCCCTCCAGCTCCTCCGGCTTCAGCTTGCGCCACTCGTCTCCAAGGCTGTGGCCGTCGAGGTGCACGAGGGAATCCACGGGGACTTTCCAGGTGAGAGACTGATTCTTATCGAAAGGGAATCTATCAGGCATAAAGATTCCGGTGAGGAGGTGGGTGATGTAGGGCTTCTGATAGAGCCGGATCTTTTTTCCATCCTTGGTGGTGCCGTGGATGCCGCCCAGAAAGATCTCTTTGTTACAGCGGATGTACTGGGTATCGGGAGTGGGGTTCTTCAGGATGATTTTGAAGTGTGCGTTCTTTCCGCCGTAGTAAATCATGGTTAGGCTGAAATAGTGGGCGTAGATGCCGGGCCGGCCTTCAGGGGCATCCAGGGAGATGGCGGGGCGTTCCTCGCCGTGGCTCAGGGTGGTTAGAGAGAGCAGGAGGAGAGTAAGGGTACGGAGAAAGTGCATACGACGATGGTGAAGATTGGCGCGAGTATACCAAGTGGGTACGGCAAGGCGAGTTTTGATTGCTTGCCCGTGTAGCTGGTTAGTAGGATGCTGAGAATGAAAGTGCCTCGAATCATTCTTCTGTCTGTTCTGTTTGCTTGTCTGGCTGCTTGTGTTGGTCAGGAAAGATCACTGAAAAATGCTAGGCATGACATGGAGGGGGTAGAGGTGTGTGAGGCCGAACTGGAATTGCTGATTCGAGAGGCCAAGCGTGCAGTAGATCTAGATGATTTGGTAAATCGTCTGGAGACGAGTGGTAAATTCTATTCTGGCAGTGAAGATAGGAGATTGGGGATAGTGAAACGAGTGAATTTCGCTGTTAGAAATAGCGCAGATTCAGATAAGGTGAGAGAGGTTTATCGCCTGATTCATCCGATGCTGGATGGTGAGTATGGATACTTACATGAACTGCTAGTTCATCCTCATTCTATCTAGGGTAATATTTGGAGTTTTGATTGCTTGCCCGCATGCCTTGAGCGTAGGATGCAGGCTATGATGAAGGGATTTTCGTGCAAGGGAGGTTTGGCTGCGTTGCTGGCCGGGCTGTGTGTCTTCGGAGCGTGTTCTGAGGGATGGTCCCAGGAGGCCAAGGTGAAAATGCCGGAGGCGGTGCAGAGTGAGCTGCAGGATTTCATGAAGACGCTGCGTGAGGGTAGTGTGGGCGAGGACGGCAAAGAGATCAGGATGACGCATGAGGAGTATGCGAAAGCTCTCATCACTCTGGGCTGGAAGGCAAAACGTGCAGATGAGAGCATGCTAGCGAAGCTGCGCGCGGTGGAGCGCCCTAGTGCCGAGCAGGTGATGCTGGAGCTGGCTCTGGAGATGCAGGAGGCGGCTGTGAGGGAGAGAGTGCGGGAGCTGGGCCGCTGGTACGGGTGCTTCGAGTATGAGCTTCCAGAGGCGGAGTTTAAGGGGAATTTTAAGACTTTGTTAGAAGAGGAGAAAAAGGAGGTCGAGGTACTGCGACGTGAGCTGAAGGCGAAGGCGCGCCACTTCGATGGACGCAGGATCGGCGGTGACAAGGTGGTCCCTCTGCGCAAGGAGCATGCGGGGGAGGATAGCCGGGCGGCCTGGATGATCTGGGTGCTGGCCCCGCCAAGCCGTGAAAAGTTTCTCATGGAGTTCCGGATGGTGGAGGGTCTGAAGCAGTGTGGTGATGAGCGTGTGATCCCGCTGTTAGTGGAAGGGCTCAAGACAGATATGCGGCGGATCAAGAATACGGAGAGCAGCCGCCGGGCTGTGGCGCGCAAGTATGAGGCGCTGATCAGCGATTTCCCGGGAGAGAAGGCCCTGGATGCGCTGCTGGAGTGCAACCGTTTTATGCATCAGGAGGGGCTTAACGGCGAGTGGGGTAAGCTGAGTAACGAGCGTTACTTGGTGACCCTGCTCACATCCCGCCCTCCACTGATCGACCCCCTGGGCGAGGGCGTGGCCAAAAAGGCCAGCGAGGCAAAGCTGGTCAACGATCACTGGAAAGTCTATCAACCGCTGGTGGAGGAACGCCTGGAGACAGCCGGACTTCCTGAGGAAGATGCAGCTCTTTTAAAAAAGGCCCAACAAGCCATGCCGGTTGAGTGAGGGGGGCAAGCGCTGGCTGAGTGATGGTTTACCTTGGAGTTACTCCTCCTCAAATAGACCATCCACTTGATGGTGGGGGATGAGGAGGACTTTGAGTTTGTCGACTGCGGCTGGTTGCAGGCGGGTGTAGTGGGTTTCTTTGCCGTTGTGGGCGATGCGGGCTTCGCCTTGGCCGAGGGCCAGGGAGATTTCCAGACAGGATTGTGGACTCTGAAGTTGGACGGCGAATTCCGGGAAATAGTTTTCTTCTCCGAACGTTCCTGGGTGGGGAAGATAGCTGTCTGGGTTTGTCAGGACTTGCACGAGTGTTTGCTGGTCTTGCTCATTGAGATCCACATGATGCCTGCGGAAGTAGGTGTGGCCATAGCGCGGCAGGCTAAAGTCTATCGGCGGGTCTATAGTTGCATAGTAGTTCCGAGGGAAGCCCATGTGGACAGTGATAGTCGTGTGCGAAGGGGATTCTTCTAACAGTCCTGGGAGTTTTATGAAATCACCCGTGTAACGCTTGGGTTCTTCGACTGGTATCTTCTCATTGTCATCATCGGATGGCTTGTTCTCTGCGAGGTCTGTAAAAGGGTCGTTACCTGCGGAGAGGCCAATGTATTCGTCAAGTGGTTCGTCAAAGCGCGAGTGGTAGTATTCGATATCATGGGCGTAGATAGCCGTGTATGGTTTTTCTGATCGGAATAGAGGAAAGGTGCCAACAATGACAGTGGTGGATTCCGGTGACCAATAAAGATAGGATGGGCTCCACTGTGGACTATCGGGGCTCAGGTAGGCTGGTTCTTTCAGGGACTCGAGGATCCTGCCGGTGGACTTCTCTGTGAGGGTGAAGCGATTGTAGTGAGTTGTGCTGCCGTCTGAGAGAGTTTCCTCTGTGTAGCAGACGGACAGGTGGTAGCGGCCGTCTGGTGAGTCCTTGCTGATTGTGGCTGTAGGAATCTCCGCTGGTTGAGTTGGAGTTTCTATCTTGGGTTTCTGAAAGGCTGAGATGGCTAACAGGGTGACCAGAGAACCCAAGGCAGCTGCTAACAGGTATTTCAAGACGTGGCCCATGTATTGGTAATAAGGTGACGATACAGTGTGGTTACTGGGCGGCTATCTCGTACTTACTTGGAGCTAATGCCTAGTGCTCGAAATCACTGTTTTCCTCGGGGTGTGTGAGTGGGGTGACGAAGATGAAATCCCGGTATTCGTGTAAAACCGTTTTGAACGGGTCCTCGGATGGATCCTCTGTGGTGTAATGGAAGTTGAGGTAGTGGGTCTCTTTGCCATTGTGTGAGATGCGTGCGCTGTGATTGCGGTAGCTGAGAGCGATTTCTACCTTGCCTAGGCCGCTGCTGAATTGGATGGCGTAATCGGGGCGATAAGGCTTGTGGTGGTTTCTACTCGTTAGGGGGCTGTAGTGGGATGGGTTTGTGAGTACTTGGATCAACTCCTTCTCGTGCTCGTCATTGAGCACATGGTCGCCCTGGCGTTTGAAGAGGTATCCGAAGCGGGTGAGCAAGGGGAGGTTGATTTTGTTAGGGTGGCGATAGTACCCAGTGGGTGGCCCTTCGAAGAGGTAGATTTGCGGATCGGCTTCAATGAGCTTCAGCAGAGCCGGCAGCTCGGCGATGTCGTTGGCTGGTTTTTCTATGCCGGATGTCTGGTCGTCATGCTGGTCAAAGGGGGAAACATAGGTGCTCAAATGATGGGAGAAGACTTCTACGTCTGCCGTGCCGAAGACGATGGCAGTGGAGTCCGGAGACCAGAAGATGTGCTCAGGGCCGCGAGGATTGATCGCATCGTTGCCAGCTGGCTGGCGGTGTGAGAGCAGGATCTGTTCGGTGGACCTATCCTGTACCTTGAGCTCGTAGTAGTAGGATTTTTTTCCGTCTTTGAGGGTTTCTATGTACGTAAAAAATTCAGCACGATACTTCTCGTCTGGGGATGGTTCGAAACTGCCACCGGTCTTGCTTCCCGGCTGCACCTTCTTGAATGTCTGATATGCTTGGTATCCCGTGATACTGAACGAAGTGGCTGCAGAGCCTAACACGAAGGCTAGAAGGTACTTGAGAAAGGTGTTCATAAGGGATGGTGCGGAGTCGCGGAGAGCCTTTATTTAGGGGAGTGGATCTTGGTGAAGAGCGTTTTGTTCGCCGGAAATTTGAGCGGTAGGAGGTCCACGGTGATGGTGATTTTGTGCCCTTCCGGGGAGGTGAGCTGGTGGGTGGCGGTGGTCTTCTTGACGATGCCTCGGTTGGCTCCCATGTGAAGGACGTCTCTGGCGTTCAGTTGCTTGGCGTTATTTGCCAAGGGCTGGATGGTGGTGCGATGAGGGACCGCCTGGCAGATGATGGGAGCGGAGATGAGTAGCAGGGTAGAGTAATTGATGGGACCGAGCTTCACGGTGATCGTGTCGGACTGGTAGCTCGTTTTGACTCCGTCCACCATGTTCACGAATTTGCTCTTCTCGGTGACGGTGTACTTGAAGTACTCCGTGCAGCTGAGGTCAGCCCCGTAGACGATCTGTTCCCCAGGGAGTTGCTTGCCGTCCACGATGTCTGTGGCGCCCTGGATGGTGATGCGGCCGGTCAGCTGATGCTCGATGGGCTTGCTCTCCTTTTTCACCTCAGCACTGAGTGGGAGAGTGAGCGTGGCGATGAAGCCGGCTAGGGCGGTGATGATGGAAAACAACTGAAGCACTAAACCGACCTTAGCCCAGGCCGGGAATTCCTGTCCACAGGTATTTTTGAGTGTGCTGGGAGTTACCTAACAGTTAACTATTTCTTGTGCGCGCGCCCACGCGTTTTTTTCTATCTCTCTATCTTCATCCGTAGATGAAGATGGAGATGTAGAGCATTGCAAATGGTATGCAAACAGGTATGCAAAGTGCATGCAAAACGGATGCATTTGCATCCCTAGGGCTTAGTGGGTGTCTTTTCTATCTTGTCTGATTAGAGTGGTTTGAGGATTTAGCGTGCCGAAAGGTGACTAATTCCATTTTTCTAACAGTCGCGACAAAAAATTTACGGTCAGGCGATGGCTTTGCCTCGGCGAGTGCTTAGCGAGCGCGAATTCAGGGCCGGAAAAATGCAAAATCATGGAAAACGGATGCCTGTGTATGAGGGTAGGAGAGGATGGAAGAGGCTCCAAATGGTCATCATGAATGGCAAAAAATCGGCGGGTCAGAACTGCCGAGATATTCCGAGACGAGGTAATGAGGCAGCTGAGGAAGACAGAAAAGCGTAAAATAATCTCAGATTTTTTGTCAGATTTGGTGGGGTTTGGGTATTTACTAGTAACAACAGTTGGTAGCTGTTGTACCGAGTATTGTGTACTTTCCCATGGTTTGAGTAGACCCGAGGGAGGTACAGGGTATAGAGGTTATGTGTTTAGGGGACCCCTGCTTCGGCGGGGGTTTCTTTTTTTGGGGGGTGTGGTGAGAATTTGTGTAATGGATGTTGGGGAATGATCATCTATCATTGTGGAATGTGCATGCATCCACGTGAGTAAACAGGGTTATTCAAGCCCTGCGTGTTATGAGTATGGGCAGAGGTTCGTGGGAGCGCGGGCCTCTGCCTCTTTGTTTAAAAGAATCATTTTTCGAAACTTTTTTCGTAACGTCTGCTTAGCTTGAGACATATACTAGTACAGATTGAGCAGTTGATCTGTGTGAGTATGTGAGGAGCACGTATCCTCATGCTTGTGTATTAAGTGTAAGCAGGGGTCTACTGAGGAGTGGGCTCCTGCTTTGTGTCCGGATGTCACGCCGGCCTTGGATTTTTTTCGTCGCGGTTGTCCCAATGAAGCCTGCTGGCGACGTATCGTTGATTGAGTACTCGGTCCAGGGTGGTGACCCTGGCTGAAGTGTGACAAATGAGTAAAATGGCAGGAGCCCGAATCGCTACGGGCTCCTGCTTTGCTGTGATGGGGCCTGGTGGCCGTGTGTGTTTAAATTGGGAAAAAGATTCAGCCGCGCCAGAGGGAAGAGGTTTTCTCCGACTGGGTTTGGAGATTCTTGTACTTTTGCTCCTGGTCGTCCGTGCGATAGCGCAGCCAGCAGGCCAGGACGAAGAGTCCGCAGCCTAGGATGGTGATCAATAGCATCTGGAGGGCCAGACTATGTTTGAGTTTACTGAGCATTTGGTGGGTGTGTGGGTTGCTAGCTAGATAAAAAATCAGCCACGCAGGCGTTTTCTCAAATAAAATCGTGGTCTAAACGATTGTATATTAAGGGGTCTTTATATTTTTCCGATTGCGGTTTTTGCGCTGAGTGAGGGTGTCCAGAAAGTCTGGATTGCTGGTGATTTTGCCAGCAGGCTGGGTCTGTAGGTTTTGGGCTTGGTGAGTTTGGGCTGATTGTGTATTTGGCTGGGGATGTTTAGAAGAATGATAGTTCTTCCCCTGTGTGTGATCATGGTGGGCTGCGATGGAAATGCTGACAATCAGGTGCAGCAGCCTGCGGTGGATCCGGGACCGGCTAAGGTAAGCCAGGTCTTCGAGGGCTACAGCTACACGCTGGAGAATGGCGAGGTGCCAAGCATCCGTGTGGTGATCGGGGAGAAAGAATGTGTGGTGCCGGAGGAGATGATGAGAGGGGTGCCCGGCGTGCTCCATCTGGGTGCCGTGGAGAGCCTCTTCTTTGATTCCAATGGCGGCACGGTGCGCCTGCAGGTTGGCTTTGCCAAGGTAGCTGGCGGTCCGCTGGTGGGGAACGCGAACTTTATCTTCAGCGTCAAGAAGGGTTTTGAGCTGTTAGGACTGGAGGAGAGGTCCTGATATCTAAGAAAGCGGCCTGATGAGACGTTCATAGGGAGATGAACTTGCGTTCCTATGTGCTGGGCTTCGTGACCTGTCTCATTTTAGGAGGCGGTTTGTTTCTTCTGTTAGCTTGCGGGCTGAAGACTTCCAAGTGGCGTGGAGGCGCTTACGTGTCTTCGGATGTCCCCATGTATGTGACTGAGGGAGGAACAGGCTACGAGCAGTACCAGGAGCTTGGCAGTGAAGCCTATGCTCAGTTGATGGAGGATAGGCTGGAGCTGGAGATGCGGGCTTATTTCCGAGAACTCGGATCAGAATCTGATGATCTGCATGTGGTTTACCGGGGGGATGCGACACGATTTGAGTTTGCCTATTCGCACCGGGTATTGCTGAGCTGGCAGCAAGGTCGAGAGCTGGATGGTTTGCGTGAGCGACTGGCTGCCGTCGCGAATGCAGCGCGTGTGAAGAGACTGAAGCAGATTGAGTAGGCAGTCTACTCGGCTGGCATGAGAACCAGCATGGGGATGTCGCCGTTGGTTTCGATGGTCCAGTGGTAGTGGCTCTGACGGCAGAGTTCGTCTATGGCCATCGTGAAGGTAGTGTAGGGCGTTCTCAGAGTGACCTTGGGCAGGTTCTTCGTCTCCGGCTTTCTGCGGATCACAGTATTGATATAGTGCCGGGCCTTCTCTTTGGGTTCTTTGTCCAAGTTGAGTGTGGCAAGCGCCTCGTCGAGCGGTTTTTCTCTGATATCAATGCCCTTGAGGAGGGTGTGATCCAGATTCTCAAAAGCCAGCTGCGCTTTATTGTCTGTGATGGGTTTGTTAGAGGTGGGATGCTTGTAGATAGGAATGACATCTGGAATGGCCTTGCCGTCTTCAGTGGTGGGGGCTTGGCCTCTGGGGATGATAGCAATTCTGCCGGGGGTGATGTAGGCATCCAGCTGGGTGTGTTTGCAGACTTCCCGGATCGCGTGACCAAGGGTGACGTTTCTGAGCTGTAGCTTGGCGATGGTTTGTGGCTTTTGATCCTCTGGTATTCCGGCTGCTAGAGGTGCGGCTGGCGGGGTTTGGATAACGAATCCGATGCCTTTTTTATTAGGGTCTTCTCTGGCGTCGAGTTCTCGCGAGCGCATACGGAGGAAGTCGAAGGCTTCATTCGCGCTGATCTGGTTGAAATCAACGACTGGGATGATGATGGACTCGATCTTTTTGAGGGTTTGTTGCTGTTCGGTGACAGGCTTGACTGCCTTCTGGGCGCAGAGAGGCAGGGTTAGCAGGGGGAGCAGGAGCAAAACGATTTTCATGCATGCGTTGCAACGGGAAATGATGGGAGTAGTTACCCTCCTCTCACTCAGTAGCGGGCCTGCAGGATAGCGAAGGGGATGATGAGCAGCAAGAACCACCCAATGCCCCGGATGACTGAGAGCAGACTAGGTCCTTTGATAAATTGCTCAGGCCACCAGATCATGCCGGTTGCCAGGGCCATCGCGATCTCTGGGCTGACGTAGTAGGGGGAGTACTCCCCTACGTACCTGAACTCATAGATCATGTACGCGCTGAAAATGATCAGCGAGAGCGTGCGTTGAATGGTGGTGGAGTCCAGGCGCATGAGGAATGGTTTTCTGACTAGGTGGATGAAAGCGGCCTAGTACTCGAGCTGGCGGAAGTACTGGTCGAGCTCCTCGACTTTGTCTTTGGCAAGCCAGGTGTAGTGAAGGGTGAAGCTAAGCTGATCCTCACCGGGGCCATCACCGGCCGGGGCGATGGCGTCCAGGATCTCTAGCTGATTGTGGGTGAATTGCATCCAATGAAGGGTATTCATGCGGGTGTTCTTCAGGTGGGGGTAGGTGAAGGTCTTTTTGGTGACGGCACCCATCTTGACGAGCTTTTTGAGATGGTAATCCTGGTCGATGCCGCTGGCTGAGGGGTCTAGCATCAAGTAGCCCCCCTGGCGTTCAAAATTCGCTGGGTTAGAGCAATAGTAAATGTGCTGGCGGACTTTGCGCAGATGGTAGTTGGCGGTGTCCGGAGCCAGTGAAGGCTGGGGTAGCAGGAGTCCAAGTGCCAGGGCGATAGTCATGGCGTCAGCTTGCCATGGCCCTGCCGAAGGTGTCGATGGGAAATCTGACCGGTTTTTGTAAGCGCTGTGTTAGAGATTGTTCTCCCGGCGCCACTTGATGATGAGCTTCCTGATAAGAGGAATGCGGAAGACGGTGAGGACCAGTCCCGCAAAGGCGCCGATGATTGCCCCGCTGATCGCCGGGCTCAGGTGCTGGGTGAGCAGGGACTGGGCACCTATGGCCACCACGATGAGGATGATGACGGTGATCAGGAAGGTGGGCTGGCGGAGCGAGTGCTTGTTGGCATAGCGCAGCGCGGTCTTGCTCTGCTCAGCATTCAGTCCTTGGAGTTCCGGGAATTTGGCGTTCATGGTTTGAGGTGTGTTGCATGGGGCAACGTACGAGACAGGGGGTTTCTTAGGGTAAAGGGGCGGGATCTACCACGGAATACACAAAAATGACAGAATGCTGGTGCTGCTTCTTGGTTTGCCATGAATACCGAGAGTAGCGGAAATCGAGCGTTTCTTATTTCTGCTTGAGCAATTGGGAGGCGATTTTGTGCCATCGCTTCACGGAGATGCCTAGGTGTTGATCGATGGCCAGCGGGTGATCTGTGGGCTCTACGGTGAAGAGGGGGGTAAGCCCCGGTGCACAAGACTGGACTGAGAGCTTGAGAT encodes:
- a CDS encoding YcxB family protein, with translation MKTLAIPPIVLLLLAYWTYVATEQDIRSFLPALIFSTIWVIILLVNYEKYTINGLLASLRTPGHEKIYGSYILKLDDNGLYSISPLGESSYHWHAVTSAELSRQYLIINLIGNTAFPIPIDAIGLSKAQAARDFIQQKISSPPALPAKPSSI
- a CDS encoding alpha/beta hydrolase, producing the protein MLRTLILSLLLSLPLQAKEVSIGENNDKLSGTLETPETPTKSAALFISGSGPTDRDGNSFALPGKNDSLKMLAEGLTKNGIATLRVDKRGIGQSAAVDEKKLTIHTYVADIRRWMHYLRSQGYTDLTLIGHSEGALIALLVAEQEKDIARLISISGAGRPAVDIVKEQLKKQLKEETYLQALPALDLLASGKQAKDYPLQLVAFLRPSVQPYLISWFQIDPAVEIAKLDIPILILQGTTDLQITVKESTLLDQAATQGTLEVIQGMNHVLKESGGSIQQQLPSYSDPTIPLHKDLLKAILRFFKATK
- a CDS encoding tetratricopeptide repeat protein; this translates as MKFALGLMGDEVLSAICLVFGIERPDDRLRRMTGLEKKWHLARAAYQQGKLREAARMYRQLLRQQPAHVGLLLESAMLQATLGEVSEAREKLQRLQRGCERDAALGVQVASLYFKMGDYASARSLLEGVWERSGEVAAGSGLLEVLERTGEMELAGRLADTLAGREPRAVMMQAVLAMRAGDPEKAVEILEGFLTGGLAGVELRTVYRARLTLANALERLGRYADAWKEMCGAKELMQPQRAALAGEVRKLQSEQARCRERISQFVLPASDPVENAPHLVTGHPRAGTSVVAVHCGVEMGIGVADEVGAFARVVDELDLEAQQPDGWVPKLAGKVRSRYREQMLAFMPGLSHAERWVDKNPGMEWQLDLWLHAFPGAEVTVVRRDPLDLLVSCLFTYLPMNAWSAAFLDAEGASASVAASMDIQDCLLGRGALGLQVIKYEDFVRSKDAQQPKLRDDIHVNHSPNYASATGKVMTSRVGRGEYYREFLPAAVLKRWSGV